The Equus asinus isolate D_3611 breed Donkey chromosome 15, EquAss-T2T_v2, whole genome shotgun sequence genome includes a window with the following:
- the WFDC3 gene encoding WAP four-disulfide core domain protein 3 isoform X3, producing the protein MSSCFFLMKALLVFGSLASWVTAGKHEFAECPADPNPCENLCDGDSSCPQGHKCCSTGCGRICRGDIEGGRDGECPQVFLGLCIFNCVSDANCEAGEKCCKSGCGRFCVPAVLLSLAGHETQVGITSDSE; encoded by the exons ATGTCGAGCTGCTTCTTCCTCATGAAAGCACTTCTCGTCTTTGGGTCCCTGGCATCCTGGGTGACTGCAGGAAAGCATG AGTTTGCTGAATGTCCTGCCGACCCCAACCCGTGTGAGAATCTGTGTGATGGGGACTCTTCCTGTCCCCAGGGGCATAAATGCTGCAGCACCGGCTGTGGACGCATCTGCCGTGGAGACATTGAGGGAG GGCGGGACGGCGAGTGTCCACAGGTTTTCTTGGGCCTGTGCATTTTCAACTGCGTGTCTGATGCTAACTGCGAAGCTGGGGAAAAGTGCTGCAAGTCAGGCTGTGGCCGCTTCTGTGTCCCGGCAGTTCTGTTATCCCTAGCTGGCCATGAAACCCAAGTGGGCATCACATCTGATTCTGAATGA